One segment of Candidatus Izemoplasma sp. DNA contains the following:
- a CDS encoding Fic family protein: MAYKPPYEITSKMIDYISKIMKLIGQLTSSSGLDNKPRLRRTNRIHSVYSSLAIENNKLTKNQVRDVLNGKIVIGPKRDILEAKNAIRCYDDILTINPYESKDLLKYHGIMMESLIDDAGSYRLKQEGVFDGDKVIFIAPPHDRVPELISNLYDYLNNIKENILIKSSVFHYEFEFIHPFSDGNGRMGRLFQTCLLASEEEIFAYLPVESIIKERQQEYYDAIAICHKQGNSNVFIEFMLDAILETITRTINQSNLESIGYSIQVKKLLSVMDMEIPYTALELMELCGLKSRASFKNNYIDPALESGLIQMTIPDKPKSRNQRYIKTVNY, encoded by the coding sequence ATGGCCTATAAACCTCCGTATGAAATTACTTCAAAAATGATAGATTATATTTCCAAAATTATGAAATTGATTGGTCAATTGACTTCCTCAAGTGGATTAGACAACAAACCAAGATTGCGACGAACAAACCGTATTCATTCTGTCTATTCGTCTTTAGCTATTGAAAACAATAAATTGACAAAAAATCAGGTTCGTGATGTATTAAATGGAAAAATAGTAATCGGTCCAAAACGTGACATCTTGGAAGCAAAAAACGCTATACGATGCTATGATGATATACTAACAATAAATCCATACGAGAGTAAAGACTTGCTCAAATATCACGGGATAATGATGGAATCTCTTATTGATGATGCCGGAAGCTACCGTCTAAAACAAGAAGGTGTATTTGATGGAGACAAAGTAATCTTCATTGCTCCTCCTCATGACCGAGTACCTGAATTGATTTCAAACCTTTATGATTATCTGAACAATATCAAAGAGAATATATTAATCAAATCAAGTGTGTTCCATTACGAGTTCGAGTTTATCCATCCGTTTAGTGATGGGAATGGACGTATGGGGCGTTTATTTCAAACATGCCTATTAGCTTCTGAAGAAGAAATATTTGCCTATTTACCAGTAGAATCGATCATTAAAGAGCGCCAACAAGAGTACTATGATGCAATTGCTATTTGCCATAAACAAGGGAATTCAAATGTGTTTATTGAGTTTATGCTTGATGCAATCCTTGAAACCATTACAAGAACGATCAATCAATCTAATCTTGAGTCGATTGGTTATAGTATCCAAGTAAAGAAACTATTATCAGTAATGGATATGGAAATACCCTATACTGCTTTAGAGTTAATGGAACTTTGTGGTTTAAAGTCAAGAGCATCCTTCAAAAATAACTATATAGATCCTGCTTTAGAGTCTGGATTGATTCAAATGACCATACCTGATAAACCAAAAAGCAGAAACCAACGATATATCAAAACAGTTAATTATTAA
- a CDS encoding helix-turn-helix transcriptional regulator: MKSFNDNSLLELKNKLKIARAEKSLTQEDLAKMSGVTRQTIGAIESGKFNPTAKLALIFCIILDKKFEELFYFDLQ; the protein is encoded by the coding sequence ATGAAATCATTTAATGATAATAGCCTTTTAGAACTAAAGAATAAACTCAAGATTGCACGAGCAGAAAAATCTCTAACGCAAGAAGATTTAGCAAAAATGTCAGGTGTAACTAGACAGACAATAGGAGCAATAGAAAGTGGTAAATTTAACCCCACTGCTAAATTGGCTTTGATCTTCTGTATTATATTAGATAAGAAGTTTGAAGAACTATTTTATTTTGATTTGCAATAG